In a genomic window of Streptomyces sp. NBC_01231:
- a CDS encoding STAS domain-containing protein, whose protein sequence is MYIRGDHAELVVGGRLDVRSAADARTVLHSAVDDGVGDLVLDLSELDSWDATGLGVIMGAHRRAGRCGRRLVLRDVPPQMQRLLVATRLHRILAIEGGIGVESLPRV, encoded by the coding sequence ATGTACATCAGGGGCGACCACGCCGAGCTGGTCGTCGGGGGCCGCCTCGACGTCCGCAGCGCGGCGGACGCCCGTACGGTCCTGCACTCGGCCGTCGACGACGGAGTCGGCGATCTGGTACTGGACCTGTCCGAGCTGGACTCCTGGGACGCCACCGGCCTCGGGGTGATCATGGGGGCGCACCGGCGGGCCGGCCGCTGCGGCCGACGGCTGGTCCTGCGCGACGTACCGCCGCAGATGCAGCGCCTGCTCGTCGCCACCAGGCTGCACCGCATCCTGGCGATCGAGGGCGGCATCGGCGTGGAGTCCCTGCCCCGGGTGTGA